A region of the Penicillium psychrofluorescens genome assembly, chromosome: 6 genome:
TCAACCACAAAGCCTGCACCACGCCATCCTCGCCAATCAAGACACCATTGGTACATTGTCCGCTGAGCCCTGTGTCTACAGTGATGGCATCGAGGTTGATGGCTCGATACCGAGGGGCAGATGCATTGGCGGGAATCGACACGGTGGTGATATCGGTGACGGCAGTCTTCGCCACGACGATACGAAAGTTCTGGTTGAACCCAACGAAGATGGTATCCTGGCCCTGTTTGATGTACTCGGTGCTGAGCTTGGCACTCTGCACAGGTGCATCGACGAGGCTAGGGTCATATTGGATGATAGTGTAGTTTTGGAGGGGGTGTAGGAAGATCACTTTAGCGTCTAAGATGACCGAGTCAGCGACAGTGATGTTGATGTCACACAGATCGTAGGGAACAATGGCTCTGGAGACAACCACCAGGCCCTTTTCGGCGTCGATCACCAGCCCGAACCCtgtcttcttggcctggGGGTATCCATCCAATTTCAGTGGCATAGTGCATGACACACGCACGAAGCTGCGGACAAtttccgctgctgctggttggCTGACCCCATCCAGCTGAATGAATTCTGCCTTTCTTGGAACGGGTTCTTCCGCAGCAATGGGATCAGCGAGGTCTGAGAAGTCCCATAGTCCAGTCTCGTCATTGCGGACCGCCAGACGCATCTTTTGATGCCAATGTCGATCGACATAGATGATGCTTGTTCCTTTCGTGTGGAGATCCCGGATCTGACGGTATGAGATGACCACCCGAGCGCGGTCAGGAATAGTCTTCATCACTTCCACAAATTCGTCCAGATTGCGAGTGCGCCGCTTGTCGACCGAATCAATGATCCACCCTGAAAACGTGTTCTCGAGCTTGAAGGAGCCCGCCGCCTCGCAAACGTAGACCCCCTTGGTGGCAATGGCATACAACCGTGACTGCTGGTACGACAGGTCGTGGAATGTGCCACCAGCAACGGTCACAAAACGATCTGGGGTAATGGCATGGAGATCGCCCACTTGACACTCGACTTCGAGGTCTTCGCCTCCTCGCTGAACTAGTAGCTTCACCGTTCCGCCGATACTCGAGTCGAGAATGTCGTCGAGGCGAACGAATTGCGTCAGCAGCTCTCCATTCACCTGCAGAAGCACGTCTCCCTCTTGTAGTTTCCCATCTGCTGGGCCCTCGGGCAAGATGATCTCCGCGGCGAGCATGTTGGTTTCCGTGGGGGAAGCTTTACGAACGGCCGCCTCCCATTCGGGCGTCAGACCGAGGCGGCGACACTCATCGAACGGCTTGAGCAGCCACTGGGTTTGGATCGTGCCGCGAGAGACCGATCGACCCTGGCGAATGCATTCCAGCGCACGCAGTGGACGGTTCAACGGCAGGAAATAATCAGTCGCTGCCCCGTCAGCCCGACCACCAGCTTGCAGAGCTATCGCATGGCCGTCAATATTGACCACAGGACTGCCGGAGCTACCGCCactggcagcagcagcagcctggATGTAGTTTGTGTTGAAATCGCTGTACCCTTCGCCATACTCTGGTGCATTGCGATCCAACCGACTGATCACACCCGATAGAATGCTCAGCTTTTCACCCGCATCGTTACCCACCACACGGATCTCCACACCGACCCGAGCTGCATCGGGCTGGAGTTTGAGCTCCGTGAGCTTCATGTAGCGAATGGCAGCCGGGTCGAACTTGAGGATTCCAAAATCGTGCACGGGATCGCGGTACACGGGACGAACGTCGCACTGCCAAACCCAACGCGGGGACCAAGTCAATTACCAGCCCAGCAGCCCAGATGGTCACGCGTAACTCACCTCTTCATGGTTATCGAAGATACAGTAGCCCCAGAATGGACCGGCGCAGACGACGTGGCGGTTGGTCAAGATATAGCCGCGCTCGGCATCGACCACGAACCCCGTGGCCTGGCTGCTCATGGAGAGGTCGGTATCGAAGGAACAGGTCTGACAGAAGTGAATGGACACGACGCTCTTCACGACCGTCTCAATCGTCGCTTGCCATTCAGGCGAATCTGTCTGCGCGGGCCCCACGGCCAACATGCGCCCTgcatcttcctcatcctccacatCATAGACCGTTCCATTCGCGGGGGTAGCGTCCGAGGGCGTCAGGATGGAGCCTTCGGGCTTTAAATGTTTCGCTGGACGCTCCGTAGCGCCGGCGATGGTGCTacgcttgcgcttggcgCCAAAGTCGGCATCCATCGTCCGGAGCGAGGCTGTCGGGCGATGttggggaggagaaagagggagacggaggaggaagggcgTCGGACGTAGCGATCGAGCAGGAAGCGACGAGAAGGAACAGGAAAAGGACAAGGACGCGAGGGAAGGAGCGACCCGGCGCAGACAAGAAGACATACAAAAGTGAGCTAAGAGTGAGCTGCGGCGGGAAGGCGCTGATTGGTTCACCGCCTTGGCTCAGGTGTTTGGGTCAACTGATCGATTTTCTTTGGTTACTACATGGAGGCCCTAGTACATCCTCCGCATTTCTAGACTACTGGGTAAGGTCCCTTGGAGGTCACCCGGGCCACCATCACAGAGATCAACTGGCGTGAGTGGGAGCGGGCCCGGGAACGGGAAGGCGGCCCTTCACGCGACCTCGCTGGATCGACTGGTCTGGGCAGATCGGGGCCCGCGTGACGGCGCGCTTCTCCGGGGTTGCCTTGAGGGGCGAATCCGGGAACTATTGATCGATATGGATCGTTATTTCTGATATGCGGGAGATCCTCCCAATATCTCCAGCCCGCCTCAGACGACGGACTCCGACATCAATGAAGGACTGGGCCCGCCGTTGCCTTGCATGCCGGGTGGTGTGAGCTTGGCTTGCGGAGTGCCCTCCGAGACTTTGCCTCCCCGGGGGAACAGTTCGTTCAGTTTGCCGTACAGCTCGTGCACCACGGGCAGGTTGGGTGGCGGCGTCATGATGGCGGGAGCTTGAGGTGCTACGCCGCCCGATTTCTTTGCGCGGTCGGCAATGGTCGCCAGGTAGGCCAGGTTGGCCTGCAGCCGGCGCATACACTCGATGTATTCCTGACTCGGTTTCTGCGCGGCGGCCTTTGGCGCATCCGCCAACTGCTCGGAAGTGTCCtggttggggttgttggACGCCGCCCCGGCCTTGCCCGCGGCTTGAAGATTCACCACCTCCTGCAGCAACGTAGAGTTGATATCGAGAAGGGTCGTGACGCGTGCTTTCTCTCGGGCCTGAGCTTGCGCCTGCGCCGGGGACATGGGCTGAGGTGCGGTTTGCGGGGAGGAAGTCTGTGGTTGAGGTTTTTGTTGGTTGGGAAGCATGTTGTTGGCTGAGAGCGAAGCCATGTTTTGCGAAAAGGTCTGCGCCACGGTGGACGGTGTGTTGGCCATGGTACCTTGTGGCTGCGGGAATTGGTTCATGTTTGCGGCCACCGGCGGCTGCGAGAAGGGTGCAGAGAAGTTCTCAAGGGGTGCTGTCGCCATAATTATTAGCGGTCAACGTCGGATACATTCTCCAACCGACGTGCTGTGCGTCTGAAGGTGGCTGGCTATAAATATGCGCGGCTCCCCAATCCCTTGACGTCTGAGCGACATGcgggggggagggggttCGACAAAGAGGTCGAAAGGGGGGATGATCACGTACCGGGCGATTGTTGGAACCCGGAGGGCATCATAACTCCACCGGGACTGGGCTGCATGGGCATTGCGCCAAAGGAATgcggttgttgttgaggTGTGTTGGGCTGATATTGGGGGATGGAGTTCGGGTAGAAAGGCATCTGCTGGTTCTGCGGGAAACCCGTTGGGTATCCGGCATTGGGATCCATCGCGCAATAAGGTAGGGCCAAGGGGGCCGGCAGTCTCGATTGTCACCCGTAATCTCGTCTCCCTTGACGATCCTTCAATGGCGATAATCCCCCCAagattaaaaaaaaatagaatTAATGAGACCACCCACTGCTGCTTCCTCTCGAGTCTCGAAACGGCCGTTGGTGTGTTTGGATTACGTACACCGCACAGACAAGGGAAATGCGAAGGGGCTTGCTTCCTCGCGGGAATCCAGGGATGGCAGTTGGGATTTAGAAGCAACAGAAGCCAAAGCCCCAAGATGATTGGTGGCGGGAGTAGGATCGACCTTCTGATCGGTTATCGAAGGTGGTTGAGggtagtggtggtggcccGATTTCAGAGTGATCAGCCGTGTGGGCGGGCGGGCTAATGCAGCGATGTCCCTTTGGGCGGGTGGAGACCCTGGAGGGATGCTAGCGGGGGGATTTAATCTGACCGGCGCACAGAAGAAGTGGATGTGCAATCGGTTGCAACGCAGACGGTCGCTCGAGAACAGCAGTGGAAGCAGAACTGGCGggtggaaaagaaagaagagacggagagagaggacGTCACGGGATGAGCGTCACAGCGGAGTAAGATACCGATTGACAGCAGTCTGACACGGTATTATACCGTATGGCATGACACCCATTGTCTTGGACAGCCGCACGTGACAGCTGTCCAatgatgcctgaggcaccagAGCGAAAGTGTCACATTCCAGACGCAAGTTGGCAGCATGGCAGGGGGATGACGTGTGGTGGCAGACGCAGAGCTTCGAGTCCATCCATTCGGGCTgcaatcttctcctctcaTCCGATTATTTGACTGCTGTGGGCCGAGATAACAATCAAACACATCCACTCTGTCCTACTGTTGACAGGTTCCATTTACGTCAAGGGTCCAGAAAAACGATCGCCGCTGGGTAAGAATCCGAGAGGTCGGAAGCCTTTGGTTTTGGATGCTATCTCGTCAGCGGAACTTTTATCCACCGCTGACAATGAGGTCAATCAGTCACCCTTGAACTCACGGCCGTTGTACAGCAGCATGATCGACAAGCCCTAAAGCCAAATCTCTAGAATGTGTCACAGACGCTCCGCGGAAGTGTGCTGGATTGACCCGGGTTTTGATCGGCCCTTTCCGTGATCTGCCAAAGGGGCATCAAATGACAAGAGACATGCGAGGAGACAAACCAGTAAATGGTTCGGTGGCTGGGTTGACGAAAGGCTCCGGAAGAGGCCTGTCTGTACCCACACCCGTGCATCGTGGCAGAACGGGCGTCATGCAGCACGCTAGAACTGGAGCGTCATGACGCCACCGCGTTGGAACGATCCAGTTTCCAGGATATGCAAGGTGGAGATCACTGCCCGGCACGACCACGGAGAGGGGTGCGCAGGGGCATCGAAGAGGACCCCTACCGAAGGAGGAATGACAGCAGCCTTTTCAGCCAGCCACGGGTAAAGGGGGCTCGCACGGACTTAACCCAATTTGGCCCTGAGTGTTGTGTGTCCATCTTCATTGGCATCCCGTGGTCCTGCATCGCTCATACCATTTCATTGTTCTCCGGTCAACCGGAGAACGACCCTGTGTTGGGACGCAGGTGGCACGTACTCAGCGGTGCCCACAACGTCAGAGGCCGCAGAGACCGTGCGGAGAAGGATTCGGTCCGGCTTGGATACCATTACCAACCCTGGGATCTGTGATGTCAGATAGGCTTAAAAATCTAATTGAACCCCGAGCCATACCCCTGTTCCGAGAGGCTTCGGGGCATGGTCGCCGATCGAAGATCCTAGGTACATGTATCCCCAATTCAATCTCAAGCCCTATGACTAGCTGGAACACGAAGGAAACGCTACCAGAGACTTGGAGCGAACGGAGATTTGAATTGGTAGGCAAGAGTCCGACCCGGCATTTGAGGCCTCGCTCTAGGTGTAGGGTGTACTTCTCTTaatctttgtttttctgttGAACGATTAGTGGAAAAACTGGGGACCCACTCCAAGGATAGCCTTGCATGACCGGCAGATGGCTGGCGGTAATCGGAGTACTGATGCAAACGTCCTCCGAACTATCGCCGCAAAAGAACCGTCTGGGCCTACCTCGGCTCACTGGGGTTCTGTGCTTCTGCTAAGAAACGAACTAATTGAGAACGAATGCGCTACATTTGAAGAGAAATAGGGGGAAAATTTAATAATGAATAAAGATTTGAAATCGATTCGTCAGTCCAGGGCAAAGACGATCCGGTCCGGCTCTCCTCCCGAACACATCGGACATCAGCTCTGCGGTTAATGGCGACATCCAGCATAGGAGTCACATCAGGTTGACTGCTTCAAGTCAGTTGCCCGAATTGATTTCACGGTAATTTGCTCACCCACAGAGCTGGGTGAAGCCTCATGTGAATCTCGAGATTATTTACGGCTGCATGGAGTACCGGGGCTGAATTTCGATTTCGGGAAAAAGTTTCCGACAGAGTACAGTATGTGTTATTGTAGAGGCGCAGCCTCATCATCCCGAAAATGAGATTCGTGTACGTCTCTTAATCATGTTGAAATGCCTTCTCGACCAGACCTGCCTGGTCGAGCTAGTTACCCGTCGTTGATCAACGAGACAACGACGTGGATCACACTGTGCATTGTTGATCATCATCCCCAGACTGGTCCTTTCGGCCAGCCCGAGACTGTCTTTTTGGTACTCGGTGGTCATCCGCGTCTTGGAGTAGAGAAAAGCGTACGTATCATAATCTCGAAACGAGGCAATGGAGATCTTTCTCTTAAGGATAATCACAAAGCGGAAAGAACACAGCTGAAACCCCTCTTAGGAAGGTGACTTTCAAAATTAGTCCAAATAGCGGTGTTGATCCTGTGACTGAGTTGACCCGAATCATATCAATGTGACTTTACTGTCCGCTGAATATCCGTCAGCAGTGCAATAATGTAGGAATTGGCCTGGATCTCAGAATCTTGGAATTCTGTTTGAGGTGCcatcctttctcttccacagAGCTTCCTGATTCTCGATTTGAGCTAGTCAAATACTGCACTATAATCTAACATGCGCAAATGTACAACTAAGATGGATAGCCAGATCTCACCTACGTGGACCAGTACTACTGCGAGCGGAGGTTAACACCCGCTTCAACATGAATGGTCCCAATATTGTTCGTACATGCCACCGGACAGCATAACGCACCCGTATTTTTGCGAATTAAGAACTTCGGAGAATAATTATCTAAGAGACTTTTGATCCTGTGAATCGTAAAGAGAACAACAATCCAAAAGCGGGTCAAGGAGGTAATTCGGGGTGCTTGCGATCTACAGAATGCTCTAGGTTTGGATCCCTAATTTTTTTCCaaagggggagagaggggaggagggggggaggCGGGGAATCAGCAGAAGGTACATATCACGTCAGTATTATTGGGTATTGCCAGTCGATCACGGCGATTGAAACTGGCTCCTTCAGGAACGTCGCATAGGTCTCTTTTCCCACGACAGTTAACAGCTTCGAGGAAAGCAGCACATTGGCCATGCATGGGATTGGGCTTGCCCTGAGTCAATGCAAGGAGGTTGCAAAATAAATCGGGACGTTTGAATGACCGCGAGGCAGCCGGTTCCAGGAGATGCACTTTTGTAAAACGGTTAGCGCTGATCCGCATTCTTGGGCCGCTACTGTACGACCTAGCACTGCCGCGGAACATCGTAGCGCCTGCCTCGGTAGAGGATCAAAAATAttctctttgcttttttgATCGTTCCAAGGTGTCGGGTTCCTTGATCGGTGGACAATTGGATCAGTTATCTGCTTTCCACCAAGAAATCCTGGTCAACCCACTCGCAACTATTCGGCTCTTGTTAATTCACTAGGCGGGTTGACTCCTTGTACTATTGTCCAAATGCAACAAGGCTTAAGCGAGGGACGCCGTTTTGCGGCATTTGCCAAGGCGATCCCTTGACACGCGATTCGGGGTTGCGTGGCGCAAATTCCAACCAGCTGACAGGCACGGACAAATGGATACGATCTAGATAGAACTAGAATGCTACCATGCTAGCTTGCGGAGATTGTGTTATGTGGAGAATGGGTGGCGGGAGGACAAGTCAACAACGCAGTGTGTTGTAGGCCTTAATGGACGTGCATTTTCTTAGCGGCCCTTCGGCTCCAGTGCCCATCTGTGGCGTTCATCGTAAATCAGTACTTTTTTTGGCTCCGCAAGCCTATCGTCATCTGTCTAGAGCTGGGAAACCCCACATAATTGGCAATTTCCGAGGCTGAGTATGCTAAGGCCGAACCGAGTTGATAAATCTCGAAATCTCCGTAGTAGATCGATCTCATGAGCTTATTGTCTGTGGACCCGGTCGATGTCCGGTATCCCCTCTTGTATTCTTCTTGATGCTGAAGCCTGCTCTTTCGAGCTCCTTCAACCGGGATTTCTAGCTGTGAGTGATCTCTTTCCCGTTgtccgctggtggtggccctGTGCGGGCTAACCGCTTCGACCAGACAACCAACCACCTGCATGCGAATTTCAGCTGAAGCCCAGATACTTAGATTTTAAGGTATGTTCGCCCATGCTTGACCGCTTGACTCGAATAGGCTGACCGCCAGTCAGCCGCCGACAACCGTGCCCATGCTAGCCCAGCAAGATCAGACAGCCTGCACCCACTTTGCCCTCATATACCTTGACGCAACCGGCAATCTTCGTATCAAATCCTCACATTCAATCGCCGATAGTTGTCAGACAATTTTATCTCCAAGGGTAACGGATACTTTCCTACAGGCAGTGGCCCTGTCCAGAGAGGCCTGCCCGTCACCTTGTCACAGTCAATCTTCCATTCGTCACTCCAAAGGTTTCCGATTGACTGACAATTTATAGTTGGAACCAATATCCCAGTCTCGTCTGATCAAAAAATGAATAACGAAAAAGACTTTCGCCAATTCCAGAGGCCTCGCGCATCCTATACTGGGACGAGCGCTGGGCATGGGTCGCCCATGAGGCCGCCAGTTGATTCGGCCATCCCTTTTCAGCCACCAGGTTGGCCCACTTATCAAGAGCCCTGGCATTTCCAGCATACTGGAATCCCgcggcaaagaagaccaaacGCCTGGAATGAGGAAAGCAACACTCCCAGCGACCCCAAAGTCGTGATGTCCGTCAGGGATGCCGACCTACTAGGCCGCTATTATAAAAAGGCCTTTGAGAACCTGCAACAGACTAATTGCCGTGTGCTTGCAAAGGCATATATCAAGCTGGTGGAGCCTCGCAAGCAGGTCAACTACCCGTACAATGGACGGAAGATCGTTGCGGGAACTCCTCGGCAGCTGGATCCAAATGAAACAAAGCCACCCTGGTGGCCATCTGGAGTGAGCCACAGAGAACCAGATCACTTGCCCAAAGCCGGTAAGAAGATTATAATATCCTCGCTTTTTGGCAACACAGAATGACGGTTGGCCAGAGCGCATTCGACTCCTGATCTTTATCTTGCGCGATCTGCGCACCAGCCATGGGATCTCGGCTGGAAAATTGAGGGAAGCTGATCAACCTATTCGTCGTCAGATCTCCCCAATAGAGAGACTGGGGATCCTGGACGAGCTCTATCGGGTGCGgcatgaagaagagaagttCTTAGAGGGAAAGACTGGTACGTGGCTTCCAATCAGCCAGCTGATCGTTAGCTTATTCCCATATCTGCACAGACACACAGGCGACGGTGTTGATATCTCGTTCAAACTTGCCGCAGGAAGCGGGCCAGAGCCACGGAGAACGCAGCGGAAACAATAGCCCTATTTCTGTTCGAAACTCGGCCGCAACCACGCCGCGTGATGCGCCAGAAGGCTTGGCCGCCAACTCATCTCACCATATGCTTGGTTATGCTGGAGATTTTGCGGACCTCTCGCCGAGACG
Encoded here:
- a CDS encoding uncharacterized protein (ID:PFLUO_008575-T1.cds;~source:funannotate), with amino-acid sequence MDADFGAKRKRSTIAGATERPAKHLKPEGSILTPSDATPANGTVYDVEDEEDAGRMLAVGPAQTDSPEWQATIETVVKSVVSIHFCQTCSFDTDLSMSSQATGFVVDAERGYILTNRHVVCAGPFWGYCIFDNHEECDVRPVYRDPVHDFGILKFDPAAIRYMKLTELKLQPDAARVGVEIRVVGNDAGEKLSILSGVISRLDRNAPEYGEGYSDFNTNYIQAAAAASGGSSGSPVVNIDGHAIALQAGGRADGAATDYFLPLNRPLRALECIRQGRSVSRGTIQTQWLLKPFDECRRLGLTPEWEAAVRKASPTETNMLAAEIILPEGPADGKLQEGDVLLQVNGELLTQFVRLDDILDSSIGGTVKLLVQRGGEDLEVECQVGDLHAITPDRFVTVAGGTFHDLSYQQSRLYAIATKGVYVCEAAGSFKLENTFSGWIIDSVDKRRTRNLDEFVEVMKTIPDRARVVISYRQIRDLHTKGTSIIYVDRHWHQKMRLAVRNDETGLWDFSDLADPIAAEEPVPRKAEFIQLDGVSQPAAAEIVRSFVRVSCTMPLKLDGYPQAKKTGFGLVIDAEKGLVVVSRAIVPYDLCDINITVADSVILDAKVIFLHPLQNYTIIQYDPSLVDAPVQSAKLSTEYIKQGQDTIFVGFNQNFRIVVAKTAVTDITTVSIPANASAPRYRAINLDAITVDTGLSGQCTNGVLIGEDGVVQALWLNYLGERTPNSHKDVEYHLGFSTPSLFPVTSKIQQGITPKLRILNMESYVVQMSQARIMGVSEEWIEKVAQANPSRHQLFMVRKVDCPPANFTTDAENFQEADIILTLDGQLITRVSELDVMYEKEVLDALIVRGGHEMRIKVPTVPTEDLETDQAVVFCGAILQKPHHAVRQQISKLHSEIYVSARSRGSPSYHYGLAPTNFLTAVNGVPTPNLDTFIREVRKIPDNTYFRLRAVTFDNVPWVITMKKNDHYFPMSEYKKDPSHPSGWRTISHEDENKLGAAPDAANLNPDAMDEEFHGGSDIEPDAE
- a CDS encoding uncharacterized protein (ID:PFLUO_008576-T1.cds;~source:funannotate) → MDPNAGYPTGFPQNQQMPFYPNSIPQYQPNTPQQQPHSFGAMPMQPSPGGVMMPSGFQQSPAPLENFSAPFSQPPVAANMNQFPQPQGTMANTPSTVAQTFSQNMASLSANNMLPNQQKPQPQTSSPQTAPQPMSPAQAQAQAREKARVTTLLDINSTLLQEVVNLQAAGKAGAASNNPNQDTSEQLADAPKAAAQKPSQEYIECMRRLQANLAYLATIADRAKKSGGVAPQAPAIMTPPPNLPVVHELYGKLNELFPRGGKVSEGTPQAKLTPPGMQGNGGPSPSLMSESVV
- a CDS encoding uncharacterized protein (ID:PFLUO_008577-T1.cds;~source:funannotate), which encodes MSVRDADLLGRYYKKAFENLQQTNCRVLAKAYIKLVEPRKQVNYPYNGRKIVAGTPRQLDPNETKPPWWPSGVSHREPDHLPKAERIRLLIFILRDLRTSHGISAGKLREADQPIRRQISPIERLGILDELYRVRHEEEKFLEGKTDTQATVLISRSNLPQEAGQSHGERSGNNSPISVRNSAATTPRDAPEGLAANSSHHMLGYAGDFADLSPRRHAHSSATAQVKPGRSTVPVQPSFDSAPVYMSPQDLKRKRESMHGFPLHSSSLAAEEHYSSMSPVEFQTLPIRYYGSPYDFQQGGTVAEPSTTGPLDEPTGFPYHFGY